GTGGCGGCGGCGCCGCAGTCTCGCGAGAGCGCAGTCGCTGCGGCAGGAGCAGcaccgggcgggcgggcggccgcCGCCACCCGCCGGGGACCGGAGGGGACGGGACGGGTCACGCCACGTGGTGAGTCCCGGGAGTGTGGAGAGGGGAAACGCCTCGGCGTGAGGGCTCTGGATGCTGCCCCCGAGGGGGCTGACCGCCCTTTGCACCGACCTCCCTCTCTGCATCCTCTTGCGGGGGGGGATGCGCGGCGTGGGGAGAGCCGCGGTGACCCTGCACATGCGTGGGTGCACCGGGGACCGAGCGGGGCTTGGGCCGCCCTTCTCCCCGATCCAGGCCGCTGCTGGGAGGCTGCGCCGGCTTTGAGGTGGGGATGCGTGGGGCACGCAGCCCTTCACGCGTGGAAACGCAGAGGCAGCGATGCcgagccctgcctgccctccccaaACGCACCCCGCGCACCAGAGGGGTTTCTTCTCGGTGCCATCACCTGTGCGATCCCCCGTCCTTTTTCCATCCACTCCACCATATTCCgaattttgcaaaaaaaccccacccgAATGTCTCGCTGTCCCGGTGCTTTCCCCCAcggtggcggggccggggggtgCCGGGCCGTGTGTCCCCGCTCCCGGCACACGTGGGTAGGGCCGGGTGAGCGTCACCGCGCCCGAGGAGCTCGTATTTATAGCACTGGCGGGATGGAAGCATCCGGGGGCTGCCGGCGGATGTCGGGCACGGCGAGCGCAGGGGGGTGCGAAAAGACCCCTAGacagagcccccaaatccccccaggagccccaggcacAAACTGCCGGGACCCCCTGTCCTGGGAAATGTGTTGGTCGCTGCCTGGATAGCTGGGAAAGGGCAAAACATGCAGGCAGGTTGCGGGGATACGCCATCTTCACCCTTCTGTTTAAAACCTCAGGtaataattttttgctttaattcgCCGTAATTTTCACAtctggcacagagctgagcatggAATGGTCTGGGATGGTCCTGGGATGCCGAGCTCCCCCCCTTTCCCACCTGCATGCTCTGCGATGAGGTGCCAAATGACATGAGTAATTGTTAAGCCAGGCACTCAAGTGACTCATTAGTGACAATCgccactgatttatttttttttccagctggttTCTCTGCTCTGATTTTCTGCTCCCTTTTTGGGCTTGTTTTTGGCTTAGGCTTGCAGAGATGGCAGCTACGAGGCCGCCAGGTAGTCCCCTGTGCTGGAATTCagcaaaaaataacaacaattatacatttttttaattaattattttgggGCCAGGTCATGAACTTTAAGGTTTCAAACTGCCCACAACcacctcctttccctgctgccctaCCTGGCCCTCTCCTGGATGTAGGTCAGTTGGGAGTGGGAGGCCCCACATCACTGGATCCTCTCGTAATCTTCTGCCTTAACTGGCACATAAGCCTGAGCCAGAGGAGCCAGGATTTATCAGCCAGGTGCCAGCCTGCATGTGATAGTCCAGAGTGTCACAGAAGTGAAGCCAACTGCTGTCCTTGAGTTGTTTGGGAATGGGGGGGAAGGTGAAGGCTTTTGCAGACGTCCCTGACCACTTCAATCAACCTTTTTTTCTCTCGTTCTCCTCCAGCTTTGCTGAAGCTCCCACGTTTTTCCCAAGTATTTTTCCCGAGGAGCAGAGAGGCTGAGCGTGTGCCAGCATGGCAGGTACGGGGGCCTCTGGAGATCCTTGTGGGGCCATAATGTCACCTTGTTAGTCACCAGTGGGGTGGTGGGTGTCCATGGCTGCAGGATCTGTGTGGCCAGTGAGGGCTGAATTTGATTCTTTTGGGTGAGTTGGTGGCAGTTTCCATGGGAAATCTTTAACTCCTGTATAAAATTTGACTGTTCTTGGGGTCATTTAGGAAGCCTCCTGGTTTTTGTTCAGCCTGACACCAGTGAAACTTTCCCTTGCAGAAAAGGTGAACAacttccctcccctgcccaaGTTCATCCCCCTGAAGCCATGTTTCTACCAGGACTTCGATGCGGAGATCCCGCCGCAGCACCGCACCATGGCCAAGCGGCTTTACTACCTCTGGATGCGTGAGTGGCCCTGTGGGAATGGCTCCAGTGGGATCTGTTTGCCTCTCCAaaggctgctcctctgggagctgccagctgaaAGGGCAGGGCAAGGTCAGGGGAAGCCCTTCTCCCCCTCCAGGCCTCGGTGTCTCCTGTTAAAAGTCAGGAATGAGAGGtgggctgcagcatcccatggatcccagcccttccagcctccaggatggagctgtgcagctggcTCAGTGTCCCAGGGTCACTGGTGGTGCTGTTGATGTCCTGCTGTAAGGAGGAGACAGCTCAGACTGGAGGGTTGGTGTGCCTGCTCCCCAAAACGTGGAGCTTGAGGCTTCCTGGAGCTTGCCTGTTCCTCTTGCATGCCTCTGTGTGCCGTGCTGTGCTAACAGAGCTGTCACCAGcttccagctcttccagctATCCTGGATCTCTCTTCTTCACCAAACATGGGCAGGGAACAGAGCCAGAGGGACAGGTCACACCCCAGCATAGGTGGAAAtgtgcacagctcagggcaAGTTGGCACcagcatttcatttccttctagAAGAACTCAGTTCCTTATCAGGCATTTCCCCTGAACTTTGgaagcagcagtgcccagggagtGCCCTGTGCTTTAGGGGCAGGTTAGGACGAGCTGAGCTAACACCACAGAGGTTGTGGTGTGTTCCTGCTTTTGCCATGGCACCAGGCTggcatccctggggctgtgtcccatCAGGAGGGTGACCCTGGGGTAGCTTCATCATGTCAGGAGGGTTTAAGgcatgggaggaaaaaagctgtGCTTCCCTGGGGAAGCTCTCTTGGGGGTGTTCAgttccctccccatcccaaacaGGATGTTCTTCCTCTTAATGTAGCAGACCTTGGTCCTTGCtcctcagcaccagcaccaccTCCTAGAGCCAGTCACTGTCCCTTGGGTTTTGCCTCTGGAGCTCCTCTCTGGGTCAttttctccccagcagcccctcagaCACCCAGCACAGAGTGGCTGGAAGGTCCCTCATGTCCTTTAGGGCAGCTGAGCTCCTTGCcttgccagctgcagctctcaggcagGCGGTGGTGGGAGGGCTCTCGTTCTCGTCGAAATAATGAATCATTCTCCGAACTCGGAGGCGTCAGAATGCAGCTGAGCCTTCTCTGCTTTGTCCTGTGTCTGCTGAGCTGGGACTCATAGTCAGAGCCCTTGTGTGCCCTGATCCCAAGCAGGGGTGGGTGAGGGAAATGTGTCACCCCCTGAACCGGCGAGGCAGGGTCAGGAGTTCAGGATTTGGGCTCTCAGTGGGGCTCGGGGAGCTCCTGCACAAGCTCCTTCAGCAAAGATGTATCTGGAGCAAGCAAAAAACTTCACCACAATTCCTCCAGTTTCCTTCTGTTAGTGGAAATGTGTCCTGGCTCAATAGGAGCGGGAGGATGCGACTCCTGCCAATCTTCAGAGCCCAGGAACTGCTTAGGGAATTACAACTCTGAGTGATACATTGATTTTCCTCCTGTTACACTCAGCTGAGGCCTGACCCCCTTCggcccagccagcctgggaatGTGCTCCCAGCTTAATTGAAGGGAAATCCAGCTAGGGCAGGACTCTGAGGCCACGTCCCTGGGGTTGGGGTCCTTGGTGTCTCAGTGCCACCCTTGCATCCGTGCtactctgctctgtgtgtgtgtgtgtgtttgcagtgaACAGCATCACCTTGGCGGTGAATCTCGTGGGCTGCCTCGCGTGGCTCATTGGAGGCGGCGGAGCTGTAAATTTTGGACTGGCAATTCTCTGGCTCATTCTCTTTACGCCCTGCTCCTATGTCTGCTGGTTTAGACCTATTTACAAAGCTTTCAAGTAAGTGGTCGCACCTGAGCCTGGCTtctttctgccttgttttcctTCGTAAACGGTCAGTGTTTAGCTTGGGGCGTTGCCTGACTAATTGGGGGAATTCCTTTCTGTGCAGCCCTTTAGCTTTACTTTCTAACCTTCAAAACCAGAGTGTTTGGGATTTCCTGGGGGGCCAAACCCCCGATCAGGTGTTGTAAGGACACTTTCCTTGTGCCTCTGTGCAGTGGCGGGGGACAGTGGTGAGGATGCAGCTGGGCTGCCGCTTTCCCTCTCATCCCTGAGGCATCTGTTATATTTTTCCACAAATTCTCGAGGTGTTTGTACGGATTACCCATGGTGCTGAGGTCAGTCCCCAGATCTAGAGAACTAGGGGTGTATTTATTCCCCATGTGGGGTGGTGTGAGCTGAGAGCTGTGTCCCAACACAGACGTCCTCAAGCCCATTTGACTGAGCCATAGGGAGTGTCTGGTGCCCCGTGGCTTTCCCAGGTGCCCCTTGACTACCTCCAGCCTCTtgcagtttctcctttgcctttaatttttctttccatcactCTCCTGCTGAACCACGGCCAGGTCTGATACGTTGGAGCATCTCCCTTCCCATGGAGTGCAGTGGGGATGGAGGTGCAGGCGTGACTGAACCTTCTCTTGCAGGACAGACAGTTCCTTCAGCTTCATGgccttcttcttcaccttcatGGCCCAGCTGGTGATCAGCATTATCCAGGCAGTGGGGATCCCTGGATGGGGGGTCTGGtaaggaaaatgctgctgtgttGGGTACAAGGGTGGTCACTGTGGTGTTTTAGCGTCCTTACTGGTTCTCTCCTTGGTGAAGATGGtttgaggagctgggagggctgctGGCAGTCTGGGAGAGCTGGTGAATGAACCAGTTGTTTCCATCTCCTTGCAGTGGCTGGATTGCAGCGATTTCCTTCTTTGGGACCAACGTGGGCTCAGCTGTGGTGATGCTGATCCCCACCGTGCTCTTCACAGCCATGGCAGTCTTCTCCTTCATTGCTCTCACCATGGTATGGCAGGAAGAACAGGGGTTGCACATGGCTTTGGGTGGCCCTCCTGCCACCCCGGGAGCTCCGTGCCGGCCGCGGGCGCTCAGCCCCTCTGGATTTTCCCTGCAGGTGCACAAGTTTTAccggggcagcggcgggagcTTCAGCAAAGCGCAGGAGGAGTGGACCACGGGGGCCTGGAAGAATCCCCACGTGCAGCAGGCGGCGCAGAACGCGGCCATGGGGGCGGCGCAGGGCGCCATGATGCAGCACGAGACGCAGTACTCGGCCACCCCCAACTACACCTACTCCAACGAgatgtgagcagcagctggactcTGTCCTCgggaggaagagctgggggggaaaaagggaggaggaagcCTGAGCCGAGTTTCTGCAGCTGTCTCAGAAAGTCAGAGTGTACCATAATGGTGGTTCTTTTCCCGTCTTTGTAACGAGatcctttgggatttttttctttcctttttttttttttttcctgtttttcttgtcttgagctcttcttttctcctttctttttcattctgaagAGGCCGTGAGTTGACCTGCAGGGCTCTTGTTGTGCGTGGTAGTCAGTGTCCGTTCACGtgtcttctttttccctgtggaaTAGTGTACGGTGGtggttttttaattactgtggTGATAGGTGTATGTTAGAACCTCATCAGCCAAAAGCCCCCCCATGcccccaaaaagggaaaaagagcaaCCAGCACCCATCTTCCCTCTTGGAATAAGCCCCAAACCTCGGGTTTTTGACGTGTGTgagttttctctttcagttgGTAGTGTCCAGCCACTTGCCACTGTCTCAGCAAGGGCAAGCAATCCTgggaattctccttttttcttttgctttttaactaGCAGGTGGCTGGCTGATTtaggattaaaaagaaaaaaaaagaaaaaaaaaagaaaaaaagggaaaaaaatataagaaacCCTCAATCCTGCTGTTGATATGCTGGAAGCCAAGAGATTCCTAATCTACACCCTGGCTCAGGATCTGCAACTTCTCTCAGTGTGTGGTGTTGTGAGTAGTTTACACTTCAACGTGGAGGaccagtgtgtgtgtgtgcacgtgtgtgtgtgtgttggggaGCAAGGACAGGTTTTCCCTGTGGGATACAACCATCCCATTCCAGATTCTGCATCCTgagtctgtttttttttaaggcttctgttctgaaaagcagctgtaaaAGCGACAGAGCATTCCTCAGAGGACTGACCCTTGGGCAAGGCTGCGGGTCAAATCTTGCCACCCCGAATCCCAGCACATCCAAGCAGTCTCCCTGCTCATGGAAATAGCCAGGCCAAGGTTTGTCCCCGTTAGTTTTGGAGGTTTGTGCTAATTAAGTCTCTTAAGGAAACCTCCAGGCTGGAAGGAAGGACTCCTGCTCACTTGCACTCCTGAAAAGCCTGGTGAGATGTGGCCCTGTGTTTTCCTGGTGCAGAAGTCCCTGTCAGGCCCAAATCCCTGCCCAATTTGGGGATGTTTGACATTAAATAATGATCCTGCACCCtagcaggaggcagctgagctCAGACCAACACTTCTTGGGGAAGGTGACTGGCACAGCCTAGACAAGATTATGAGTGGGAGCATAAATGGGAtggatgctgcagggcaggagtaGGGAAAGCTACTTCTCTGAGATGCTTTTCAACTCTAAATGCACTTTAAATAAGCCAAATTTTTCTCCAAGTCCTCGAAAAGCAGCCCAAACAGAATCCAATCCAGCCCTTTGGCTCCAGTatctcctgcctggcacagggaaggagctcAGTGTGCCACCAGCCAGGACTGTGCGAGTCCCCAGCCCTGTAtctgtcccctccagccctccaGTGATGCTTGGATGTGACCTCTACCCCTGagaatcaccccaaaaaggaccttctcttctccagcaaaGCACACCAAGACTAGTTTCCTTTTTAAGGGTGTCACTCCAGTCATTCTGCAATAGGCAGTCGTCTCTTGACCAGACTAAAATGCAGCTACTGATAAAATgcctgtctctgtgtgtgtgtgtatatatttatgtataaaatgtCAGGAGAAAAGTAATCCTTTGCTAAGCCTATTATGTACTTAATCAGGTTTAAATATTGTGCAAT
This sequence is a window from Camarhynchus parvulus chromosome 10, STF_HiC, whole genome shotgun sequence. Protein-coding genes within it:
- the SCAMP5 gene encoding secretory carrier-associated membrane protein 5, which produces MAEKVNNFPPLPKFIPLKPCFYQDFDAEIPPQHRTMAKRLYYLWMLNSITLAVNLVGCLAWLIGGGGAVNFGLAILWLILFTPCSYVCWFRPIYKAFKTDSSFSFMAFFFTFMAQLVISIIQAVGIPGWGVCGWIAAISFFGTNVGSAVVMLIPTVLFTAMAVFSFIALTMVHKFYRGSGGSFSKAQEEWTTGAWKNPHVQQAAQNAAMGAAQGAMMQHETQYSATPNYTYSNEM